The Solibacillus sp. FSL W7-1464 genome contains a region encoding:
- the ltrA gene encoding group II intron reverse transcriptase/maturase — MLKRKKLRHNEYYDMQNQFDRLYARSVDGQNFYDLLDVMQSRENIQLAYRNIKKNTGSKTAGFDGQTIEDIKQLEISKVVSTIQKMFAHYRPQAVRRVFIPKANGKTRPLGIPTIWDRLFQQCILQVLDPICEARFYKHSYGFRPNRSTHHAKARFETLINRACLYHCVDVDIKGFFDNVNHSKLLKQMWTMGIRDKALLSIISRLLKAEIIGEGFPVKGTPQGGILSPLLSNIVLNELDWWVSKQWESFETKKAYKNKVNMNQALKKSNLKHCYIVRYADDFKIICRTRSQAIRMFYAVKDFLSTRLNLDISDEKSKVVNLKKNSSEFLGFRIKAHPKKTEKRTLYVAHSHMTKKALNNAQIKLKKAVKTIQKHQCIENVWRFNTVVMGIQNYYSAASHITDDLAELNYRIHRTLHNRLKGIRKEATFQDLTKSLRKRYKGYECKIYKVKEMALAPIHAQRCRINLNFSQIICNYTTEGRNKIHHSLRAINKQTLINVMQQFIPQRSIEYNDNRISRFIAQYGKCAVTGVELSFNNWHCHHRTPYYLSQDDSYSNLIILHKSVHRLIHLKDPKKIEVLMKVLQLDKKQLMKVNELREQCLNEAI; from the coding sequence TTGTTAAAACGAAAGAAACTGAGACATAACGAATATTATGACATGCAAAATCAATTTGATAGGTTATATGCTCGCAGTGTTGATGGTCAAAATTTTTATGATTTATTAGATGTAATGCAATCGCGTGAAAACATTCAATTAGCGTACCGTAATATCAAGAAAAATACGGGTAGTAAAACAGCTGGGTTTGATGGTCAAACAATTGAAGATATTAAGCAACTTGAAATATCTAAAGTTGTATCAACGATACAAAAGATGTTTGCACACTATCGTCCACAAGCAGTACGACGTGTTTTTATTCCAAAAGCAAACGGGAAAACACGACCGCTAGGTATTCCGACAATTTGGGATAGGTTATTTCAACAATGTATTTTACAAGTCTTAGACCCAATTTGTGAAGCACGATTTTATAAGCATAGCTATGGATTCAGACCCAATCGTAGTACACATCATGCGAAGGCACGTTTTGAAACATTGATAAATCGAGCGTGTTTATATCACTGTGTAGACGTTGATATAAAGGGATTTTTCGATAATGTTAATCATTCGAAACTGTTAAAACAAATGTGGACAATGGGTATTCGTGATAAAGCTCTTCTATCTATAATTTCACGCCTCTTAAAAGCTGAAATTATAGGCGAGGGTTTTCCAGTAAAAGGTACTCCGCAAGGAGGAATACTATCACCACTTCTATCGAACATTGTATTAAATGAGCTTGATTGGTGGGTTAGTAAACAGTGGGAAAGCTTTGAAACGAAGAAGGCTTATAAAAACAAAGTGAATATGAATCAGGCATTAAAGAAATCGAACTTAAAGCATTGTTATATTGTAAGGTATGCAGATGATTTTAAAATCATCTGTCGTACACGTTCACAAGCAATACGCATGTTTTATGCAGTTAAAGATTTCCTCTCTACACGCTTGAATCTTGATATTAGCGACGAGAAATCGAAAGTTGTGAATCTAAAGAAAAATTCTTCCGAATTTCTTGGCTTTCGTATTAAAGCTCATCCTAAGAAAACAGAGAAGCGTACCCTATATGTTGCACATTCACATATGACGAAGAAGGCTCTAAACAATGCCCAAATAAAGTTGAAAAAGGCGGTAAAGACAATACAAAAACATCAATGTATTGAAAATGTCTGGCGGTTTAATACGGTAGTTATGGGTATTCAAAACTATTACTCCGCAGCGTCACACATAACAGATGATTTAGCTGAGCTGAACTATCGTATCCATAGAACGCTACATAATCGTTTGAAAGGGATTAGAAAAGAAGCAACGTTTCAAGACCTTACGAAATCTTTACGAAAAAGGTATAAGGGGTACGAATGCAAGATTTATAAAGTTAAAGAAATGGCACTTGCTCCAATTCATGCTCAACGTTGCCGAATAAATCTAAACTTCTCACAAATTATCTGTAATTATACTACCGAAGGTAGAAATAAAATTCATCATAGTTTAAGAGCGATTAACAAGCAAACACTTATAAATGTGATGCAACAGTTTATCCCTCAACGTTCCATTGAGTATAACGATAATCGGATAAGTAGATTTATTGCGCAATATGGTAAATGTGCTGTAACTGGGGTTGAACTTAGTTTTAATAATTGGCATTGTCACCATAGAACCCCATATTATTTATCGCAAGATGATTCTTATAGTAACTTAATTATTTTACATAAATCAGTTCATAGATTAATTCATCTTAAAGACCCCAAGAAAATTGAAGTACTCATGAAAGTACTTCAATTAGATAAAAAGCAACTAATGAAAGTAAATGAATTGCGTGAGCAATGTCTGAACGAAGCAATCTAA
- a CDS encoding class I SAM-dependent methyltransferase, translated as MTFLNSIIENNKKSWDIVAKHFAGGDALPSYGPLAQTEEELNLIGNVAGKTVLEVGFGSGHSLLFMNSNGAKELWGVDFSEAQKELAQKTLKGIEANLFTAPMEEEIGLPKNYFDLVYSIYAIGWSSDLPATFRLIHSYLKEGGEFIFSWEHPFYNQIKCRDHQFILTDSYQREGYIETTSFKGEDAPMQIPKYKMATFINALIKADFELVEIIESDIPVHAKGEEIPYSEKYYSLHKANYFPTTFIVKARKRTL; from the coding sequence ATGACTTTTTTGAATTCAATTATAGAAAACAACAAAAAAAGCTGGGATATTGTAGCGAAGCATTTTGCGGGAGGAGATGCGTTGCCAAGCTACGGACCTTTAGCTCAAACAGAAGAAGAACTGAATTTGATCGGGAATGTTGCCGGAAAAACGGTGCTGGAAGTCGGTTTTGGGAGCGGTCATTCTCTTTTATTTATGAACAGCAATGGTGCAAAAGAGCTTTGGGGTGTCGATTTTTCTGAAGCACAAAAAGAACTTGCACAGAAAACGTTAAAAGGTATTGAGGCCAATTTATTTACTGCTCCAATGGAAGAAGAAATCGGTCTGCCGAAAAATTACTTTGATTTAGTGTATTCCATTTATGCGATTGGGTGGTCTAGTGATCTTCCGGCAACTTTTAGGTTAATTCACAGCTACTTAAAAGAAGGCGGCGAATTCATTTTCAGCTGGGAACATCCTTTCTATAATCAAATCAAATGCCGTGATCATCAGTTTATTTTAACGGATTCCTACCAGCGTGAAGGGTATATTGAAACAACGTCATTTAAAGGGGAAGATGCGCCAATGCAAATACCGAAATATAAAATGGCGACATTTATAAATGCACTTATAAAAGCAGACTTTGAACTTGTAGAAATTATTGAAAGTGATATCCCGGTACATGCAAAAGGTGAAGAAATTCCGTATTCCGAAAAGTATTATTCTCTTCATAAAGCAAATTACTTTCCAACGACCTTTATCGTGAAGGCTCGAAAACGTACTTTATAG
- a CDS encoding acyl-CoA thioesterase, which produces MRILLAEQPIQINAYDIDAMGIVSNIVYVRWFEDLRMAFLNEHYPLAEMMAVQISPILMKTEIEYKAPLTIFDKPVGRCWMVKIGQSSWEMELEITTEKHTHCTGKQSGCFFNLEKKKVAKIPEALKKLFEM; this is translated from the coding sequence GTGAGAATATTATTAGCAGAACAACCGATTCAAATAAACGCCTATGATATTGATGCGATGGGCATTGTTAGTAATATCGTGTATGTACGGTGGTTTGAGGATTTACGTATGGCTTTTTTGAATGAACATTATCCATTGGCGGAAATGATGGCAGTGCAAATCTCCCCGATCTTGATGAAAACAGAGATTGAATACAAAGCCCCTTTAACAATTTTCGATAAACCGGTCGGACGGTGCTGGATGGTGAAAATCGGGCAATCGAGTTGGGAAATGGAGCTGGAAATTACAACGGAGAAACATACACATTGTACCGGAAAGCAATCTGGATGCTTTTTCAATTTAGAAAAGAAAAAAGTTGCGAAAATTCCTGAGGCGTTAAAGAAACTATTCGAAATGTAG
- a CDS encoding MFS transporter, whose product MIQGSWRALIWIGLSELCALSLWYSASVIAPNLMDIWNLSSNSEAWLSASVPIGFVIGALFSAYFGIADRFNARKVFAISAFLGAILNALLIFVNSSFIGILLRVLTGITLAGIYPIAVKMLSEWFPKKRGLAIGILIAALTLGSSLPHFIVIFISSLSWKFVIICSSVLALLSAFVVSFILEDAPVKSIRLPFSLKILKKVIKNKPIMLANYGYFGHMWELYAMWTWLPVFMSASFSTHSPEIPHWVIGLSSFISIGIAGGIGCVIGGIISDKIGRANLTIISMLISASCSIIIGFTFGQFVLLTLLISIIWGISIIADSAQFSAAVSEIAEEEYVGTALTFQMCIGFLFTIFSINLIPIIQRIVGWEWVFTILAIGPIVGIITMLKYRRYEFNNTN is encoded by the coding sequence ATGATTCAAGGTTCATGGAGAGCATTAATATGGATTGGATTATCAGAGTTGTGTGCTTTAAGCTTATGGTACAGTGCTTCAGTTATTGCACCAAATCTAATGGACATTTGGAATCTCAGCTCCAATTCGGAGGCTTGGCTTTCGGCTTCTGTCCCTATAGGCTTCGTTATAGGTGCATTATTTAGTGCTTATTTTGGGATTGCTGACCGTTTCAATGCACGAAAGGTTTTTGCAATTTCGGCATTTTTAGGTGCAATATTAAATGCCTTATTAATTTTTGTCAATTCTAGTTTTATCGGAATTCTACTAAGGGTATTAACTGGAATAACACTCGCTGGTATTTACCCAATCGCTGTTAAAATGTTATCAGAATGGTTTCCAAAAAAACGTGGGTTGGCGATCGGAATCTTAATTGCTGCATTAACATTAGGATCATCATTACCGCATTTTATTGTAATATTCATTTCTTCATTAAGTTGGAAATTCGTAATTATTTGCAGCTCAGTATTGGCTTTATTATCAGCCTTTGTTGTTTCGTTTATTTTAGAAGATGCCCCAGTAAAATCCATAAGATTGCCCTTCTCTTTAAAAATATTAAAAAAAGTGATAAAGAATAAACCAATAATGCTTGCGAACTACGGTTACTTCGGCCATATGTGGGAACTGTATGCGATGTGGACATGGCTTCCCGTATTTATGTCTGCTAGTTTTTCAACCCACTCACCAGAAATTCCTCATTGGGTGATTGGACTGTCATCTTTTATTTCAATTGGAATTGCAGGAGGCATCGGTTGTGTGATTGGTGGAATAATTTCAGATAAAATCGGGAGAGCAAATTTAACGATTATTTCAATGTTGATCAGTGCAAGTTGTTCAATCATAATAGGTTTTACATTTGGTCAATTTGTTTTGTTAACTTTATTAATTTCGATTATTTGGGGGATATCCATTATAGCTGATTCCGCTCAATTTTCTGCAGCTGTATCAGAAATAGCTGAAGAGGAGTATGTAGGTACAGCGCTTACTTTTCAAATGTGTATCGGTTTCCTATTTACAATATTCTCTATAAATCTAATCCCTATTATTCAGAGAATAGTTGGTTGGGAGTGGGTCTTTACAATATTAGCGATTGGACCTATTGTTGGAATTATAACTATGCTCAAATACAGACGTTACGAATTCAATAATACCAACTAG
- a CDS encoding energy-coupling factor ABC transporter substrate-binding protein: MFKKNLLLLLGVIVLALLPILFLQDAEFGGADGEAEEAITEIAADYEPWFSALWEPPSGEIESLLFVLQGVIGALIIGYFIGYMRGKHTKDHAKH; the protein is encoded by the coding sequence ATGTTTAAGAAAAATTTACTATTACTTCTAGGCGTGATTGTTTTAGCGCTATTACCGATACTATTTTTACAGGATGCGGAATTTGGCGGTGCCGATGGTGAGGCAGAAGAAGCCATCACTGAAATCGCAGCAGATTATGAACCTTGGTTTAGTGCTCTATGGGAGCCACCAAGCGGAGAAATCGAAAGTCTTTTATTTGTTCTACAAGGCGTGATTGGTGCATTAATTATCGGTTACTTCATTGGCTACATGCGTGGGAAACATACAAAAGACCATGCTAAACATTGA
- a CDS encoding S16 family serine protease, translating into MKRISLIILPFVLYITGLVAYYFGKINGYQFIIFIIVGLGISIFGFSLYRNEKKLKAAFLGIFYILTLLTLFESRLIDYEKYTYFLMSYNEPFEIVEDSGVNVLAVDVFEAPYITDLGYLIHTLESSTNKEVLDAEVVTNKIRYRSKNEELLSYVRPEEKHFETMKENVFTNLPGTSSAINQFLEREDIEGDSAGLATVLSALIEKGDVNNNVPIAVTGAIDSTGNVKEIGSIKAKTLIAEQSGFSHILVPVENEEEAKKVKKDEQLNINIIAVASIENAVKEIMRINND; encoded by the coding sequence TTGAAACGCATTTCTTTAATAATACTGCCATTCGTTTTATACATAACAGGATTAGTTGCATATTATTTCGGTAAGATTAACGGTTATCAATTTATTATTTTTATTATAGTCGGCTTAGGAATTTCAATTTTCGGTTTTTCTCTTTACCGGAACGAAAAGAAGTTGAAAGCTGCTTTTTTAGGGATATTTTATATACTAACTCTATTAACTTTATTTGAAAGCCGACTGATCGATTATGAAAAGTATACTTATTTCCTAATGTCATATAACGAGCCTTTTGAAATAGTGGAAGATTCAGGTGTCAATGTACTGGCAGTGGATGTTTTTGAGGCCCCATATATAACAGATTTGGGGTACTTAATTCATACTTTAGAATCTTCAACGAATAAAGAAGTTTTGGATGCGGAAGTTGTCACGAATAAAATCCGGTACCGTTCGAAAAACGAAGAATTACTAAGTTATGTACGTCCTGAGGAGAAACATTTTGAAACAATGAAGGAAAATGTTTTTACCAATTTACCGGGCACCTCTTCTGCTATTAATCAATTTTTAGAAAGAGAAGATATAGAAGGCGACAGTGCGGGACTTGCCACTGTGTTAAGCGCTCTTATTGAAAAAGGTGACGTTAATAATAATGTTCCGATTGCCGTAACAGGTGCGATTGACAGCACAGGAAATGTGAAGGAAATTGGTTCGATAAAAGCGAAAACTTTGATTGCCGAACAAAGCGGTTTCTCTCATATCCTTGTACCTGTGGAAAACGAAGAAGAAGCGAAGAAAGTAAAAAAAGATGAGCAGCTAAATATAAATATTATTGCAGTGGCGTCTATTGAAAATGCTGTAAAGGAAATTATGAGAATTAATAACGACTAA
- a CDS encoding GNAT family N-acetyltransferase, whose translation MIRKLTNEDFETTMALVHKNPAENLFIIGDIEAYGMESDIQDLWGQFEGDRLIAILLRYDQNYIPYSEGNYDVDGFAKLINENPGRIEISGLQHLVAPLKKWINRGIRRDSETYYAKCTKLTVPTAELDFSNVTYLQPSEYGENIEMLQSIPEFSTGTFSIEGRERAEKFKTGRTYIIRDEQGVMVSSASTTAENSQSAMIVGVGTRPGYGKKGYATHCMLKLCRDLLAEGKSVCLFYDNPAAGRIYKRIGFEDIGLWTMVRYEEEK comes from the coding sequence ATGATCCGAAAGTTAACAAATGAGGACTTTGAAACTACAATGGCACTTGTACATAAAAATCCGGCGGAAAATTTATTTATCATCGGTGATATTGAAGCGTACGGGATGGAATCGGATATCCAGGATTTATGGGGGCAATTTGAAGGTGATCGGCTAATCGCGATATTACTGCGCTATGATCAGAACTATATTCCGTATAGTGAGGGGAACTATGATGTTGATGGATTTGCCAAACTAATCAACGAAAATCCAGGGCGGATCGAAATATCTGGACTACAGCATCTAGTCGCTCCATTAAAAAAATGGATTAACCGCGGTATTCGTCGTGACAGCGAAACGTATTATGCAAAATGTACAAAATTGACCGTTCCCACAGCTGAATTGGATTTTTCGAATGTGACATATTTACAGCCAAGTGAGTACGGAGAAAATATTGAAATGCTACAATCGATTCCGGAATTTTCAACGGGTACTTTTAGTATTGAAGGAAGAGAGCGCGCGGAAAAATTTAAAACAGGGCGTACTTATATTATTCGTGATGAACAAGGTGTGATGGTATCGTCAGCCTCAACAACAGCGGAAAATTCTCAGTCCGCGATGATTGTAGGCGTCGGAACAAGACCCGGTTACGGGAAAAAAGGATATGCGACACATTGCATGTTAAAACTTTGCCGAGACCTGCTCGCTGAAGGAAAATCAGTTTGTCTGTTTTATGATAATCCGGCTGCCGGACGCATATATAAACGGATCGGTTTTGAAGATATCGGTTTATGGACAATGGTTCGTTATGAAGAAGAAAAATAG
- a CDS encoding DUF2785 domain-containing protein — translation MKEHLEGVVNRSINVDLIDLNELIEYMLKNIGNTDSYLRDHLIYQGFCELILNDQFTKEQLILILKTCLDDGHLYLNITHNDLSDDVFTRSFSALVITLILGKDREKRSLPEALVVEAIHRSIHYLFLEQDYRGYDHTKGWAHAVAHGSDLLTEAIRHPLMSDSQFLCSALQSLKSCLLTEYALIDEEEERMLPVIDALLDKGLTDGQLLTWLKGLHYIEVADWHKKYRYEWNVKKFEAALLRHLLKSAKCTQTADWIIFGSPTLV, via the coding sequence ATGAAAGAACATTTAGAAGGAGTAGTAAACAGATCGATCAATGTAGATTTAATTGATCTTAATGAATTAATCGAATATATGTTAAAAAATATCGGAAATACGGACAGTTATTTACGTGATCACTTAATTTACCAGGGATTTTGTGAATTAATTCTGAATGACCAGTTCACGAAAGAACAGTTAATTTTAATATTAAAAACATGTTTGGATGACGGGCATCTTTATTTAAATATTACACACAATGACCTTTCGGATGATGTGTTTACAAGATCATTTTCAGCACTTGTTATCACGCTTATTTTAGGGAAAGATCGTGAAAAAAGAAGTTTGCCGGAAGCACTTGTTGTTGAGGCTATTCACCGAAGTATTCATTATTTATTCCTTGAGCAGGATTACCGGGGATACGATCATACGAAGGGCTGGGCACATGCGGTAGCACATGGAAGTGACTTGTTAACAGAAGCAATCAGACATCCGTTGATGAGCGATTCTCAATTTTTATGCAGTGCATTACAAAGTTTAAAAAGCTGCCTTCTTACTGAATACGCTTTAATCGATGAGGAAGAAGAACGCATGTTACCGGTCATTGATGCATTACTGGATAAGGGACTGACGGATGGGCAACTGTTGACATGGTTAAAAGGATTGCATTATATAGAAGTAGCGGATTGGCATAAAAAATACCGGTATGAATGGAACGTGAAGAAATTCGAGGCGGCATTATTAAGACATTTATTAAAATCAGCCAAATGTACACAAACAGCCGATTGGATTATCTTTGGAAGTCCCACTTTAGTTTAA
- a CDS encoding alpha/beta-type small acid-soluble spore protein, translating to MANNNSSNKLRVPGAQQAVDQMKYEIAQEFGVQLGPDASARANGSVGGEITKRLVQMAEQQLRGNSNNQQ from the coding sequence ATGGCAAACAACAACAGCTCAAACAAATTACGTGTACCTGGTGCACAACAAGCAGTTGACCAAATGAAGTACGAAATTGCACAAGAGTTTGGTGTTCAATTAGGACCAGATGCTTCGGCACGTGCTAACGGCTCTGTAGGTGGCGAAATTACGAAACGCCTAGTTCAAATGGCAGAGCAGCAATTACGCGGTAATTCAAACAATCAACAATAA
- the cbiQ gene encoding cobalt ECF transporter T component CbiQ — MLNIDFIASHNALLKISASQKMTFSLITLLFVTLLRNNSFSVWTLLFMSGAIIFYAKVPLKTYITLLLAPIGFVLAGVFAIVLSITFTQPIPASALWHSSVFTMQFFILPSDILRAITIFCTAVSATSCLYFLILTTPMFEISPVLARLKVPTIVIELIELMYRFIFLFLRTVMQLYTAQHARLGYRSYKKSFQSLSLLISALFRTIFFRYQAMSDAMAARNIEQFILPQHFTTIKTWDMKFTCMALIFTMISIAILVI, encoded by the coding sequence ATGCTAAACATTGATTTTATTGCCAGCCATAATGCATTACTAAAGATTTCAGCAAGCCAAAAAATGACGTTCAGCTTAATTACTTTATTGTTTGTCACATTATTACGAAATAACAGTTTTTCCGTTTGGACACTGCTCTTCATGAGCGGTGCCATTATATTTTACGCAAAAGTCCCATTGAAAACATATATTACATTATTACTTGCACCAATCGGTTTTGTTTTAGCAGGAGTGTTTGCTATTGTTTTATCCATCACATTTACACAGCCGATTCCAGCATCAGCACTATGGCATAGTTCAGTTTTTACGATGCAGTTCTTTATTTTACCGAGCGACATACTTCGAGCAATAACTATCTTTTGTACAGCGGTTAGTGCAACAAGCTGCTTATATTTCTTAATTTTAACTACACCAATGTTTGAAATCAGCCCGGTCCTTGCACGATTAAAAGTGCCTACAATTGTGATTGAATTAATCGAGTTGATGTATCGCTTTATTTTTTTATTTTTACGGACTGTTATGCAGCTTTATACGGCACAGCATGCTCGTTTAGGTTATCGTTCATATAAAAAAAGTTTTCAATCATTAAGCCTACTGATTAGTGCACTATTTCGGACAATTTTTTTCCGCTATCAAGCCATGTCAGATGCAATGGCTGCACGGAATATTGAGCAATTCATTCTCCCCCAGCATTTCACAACTATAAAAACGTGGGACATGAAATTCACATGCATGGCACTGATTTTTACTATGATAAGTATCGCCATACTTGTAATATAA
- a CDS encoding energy-coupling factor ABC transporter ATP-binding protein: protein MTESYFTFNHVSFRYSDGTEALKDISLSIPKGKKVAILGENGSGKSTFFKLLIGLEKPTSGEIYFLSEPLNYRKKQLIHLREQVGFIFQEAENQLFASTVKQDILYGPINLKWPHEKIERHVANAIQLTELYDLTERPIHFLSGGQKKRVTIAGVYAMDPKIYILDEPTSSLDFYFSNQLTTYLNELQNEERTFLYSTHQVNLIYEWAEYFIVFHKGQILYSGQRDALFSDDKLLETAHIEKPWLVQCYENMMGEGLIQVQKTLPRSMKDLLSLLKNNS, encoded by the coding sequence ATGACAGAAAGCTATTTTACTTTTAATCATGTATCTTTTCGATACAGTGATGGTACCGAGGCATTAAAAGACATTTCTTTATCGATTCCAAAGGGCAAAAAGGTCGCGATTCTAGGTGAAAACGGCTCGGGTAAATCAACTTTTTTTAAATTACTTATTGGACTTGAAAAGCCAACTAGTGGTGAGATTTACTTTTTAAGTGAGCCTTTAAATTATAGAAAAAAACAATTAATCCACCTGCGTGAGCAAGTTGGTTTTATTTTTCAAGAAGCAGAGAATCAATTATTTGCTTCTACTGTAAAACAGGATATTTTATATGGTCCCATTAATTTAAAATGGCCACATGAAAAGATTGAGCGTCATGTGGCAAACGCGATTCAATTAACGGAATTATATGATTTAACTGAACGCCCGATTCACTTCTTGAGCGGTGGACAAAAAAAACGTGTGACGATTGCAGGTGTGTATGCAATGGACCCTAAAATTTATATTTTAGACGAGCCAACGAGTAGTTTAGATTTCTATTTTTCTAATCAACTCACGACATATCTAAATGAACTTCAAAATGAAGAACGCACGTTTTTGTATTCCACACACCAAGTCAATTTAATTTATGAATGGGCGGAATACTTTATCGTTTTTCATAAAGGACAGATATTATATTCGGGGCAACGAGATGCACTATTTTCAGATGACAAACTGTTGGAGACTGCCCATATTGAAAAGCCTTGGCTTGTTCAATGCTATGAAAATATGATGGGGGAAGGTCTTATTCAAGTTCAGAAAACACTCCCCCGCTCTATGAAAGATTTGTTGAGCCTCTTAAAAAATAATTCTTAA